One window of Candidatus Nitrospira kreftii genomic DNA carries:
- a CDS encoding Exodeoxyribonuclease III has translation MKIATFNVNSLRKRLPIVLEWLDRHKPDVLCLQETKVQDSEFPLLALTPSGYETTFRGMKSYNGVAILSRKKPEAISYGFDDGGDPEDSRLLRVVIDGIPIVNTYVPQGFEIDSPKYAYKLAWYERLRRYFDTHLSPQAPAIWCGDMNVAPRPMDVHSPEKHLTHVCYHEAARKAYEQTVAWGFQDVFVKLYPTRQQYTFWDYRAPSSLAANKGWRIDHMMATATLAEKCIEADVDVEPRRAKEPSDHTFLWAEFSI, from the coding sequence ATGAAGATTGCCACATTCAACGTCAATTCATTGCGGAAGCGTTTGCCGATCGTGCTCGAATGGCTTGATCGGCACAAACCGGATGTCCTGTGCCTTCAAGAAACGAAAGTCCAGGATAGCGAGTTCCCATTGCTCGCGCTGACTCCCAGCGGATACGAAACGACCTTTCGCGGGATGAAATCTTATAATGGGGTAGCGATCCTCAGCCGAAAAAAACCGGAAGCCATCTCGTATGGATTCGATGATGGCGGAGACCCGGAAGACTCTCGCTTGCTCAGAGTTGTCATCGACGGAATTCCGATCGTCAACACCTACGTGCCGCAAGGATTTGAGATCGATTCGCCCAAATATGCTTACAAGCTTGCCTGGTACGAACGGCTACGCCGTTATTTTGATACACATCTTTCTCCCCAGGCGCCGGCTATTTGGTGCGGCGATATGAATGTCGCGCCCAGACCAATGGACGTTCACAGTCCAGAAAAACATCTCACGCATGTTTGTTATCATGAAGCAGCCCGCAAGGCTTACGAACAGACGGTCGCGTGGGGATTTCAGGATGTGTTCGTGAAGTTGTACCCGACACGCCAGCAATACACGTTCTGGGACTACCGTGCCCCGAGTTCACTTGCAGCCAACAAAGGCTGGCGCATCGACCATATGATGGCGACTGCAACGCTCGCGGAAAAGTGTATCGAGGCGGATGTGGACGTCGAGCCGCGGCGAGCGAAAGAACCTTCAGACCATACTTTTTTGTGGGCAGAGTTTTCGATCTGA
- a CDS encoding LysR family transcriptional regulator, translating into MTLTELHYIVAVAQERHFGRAAEKTLVTQPALSLAIKKLEEELGTAIFERRQNRIELTSLGERIVHQAQRVLEEAEQIKLIAVQGKDQLNGLLRFGVIATVGPYILPDLIPTLHKRAPTMPLQIEESLTANLTAMLKNGKLDVIMVALPFEELGIFTQALYDEPFKAVVPVGHRWEHKKQIDARELDGEKVLLLHAGHCFRQQVLNSCPELSRSDAEGLQGNSLETIRQMVASGLGVTVLPSSALTKKYANKRLIAIDLVKPVPSRRIGLAWRRGFTRPQVIDVIRDAVQALKVPGLSMVTGSH; encoded by the coding sequence ATGACCTTGACCGAATTACACTACATTGTCGCAGTGGCGCAGGAACGGCACTTTGGCCGCGCCGCGGAAAAGACTCTTGTGACTCAACCGGCCTTGAGCCTTGCGATCAAAAAGCTCGAGGAGGAGTTGGGTACAGCGATTTTCGAACGGCGCCAGAACCGGATTGAACTGACTTCACTCGGAGAGCGAATCGTCCATCAAGCGCAGCGTGTGTTGGAAGAAGCGGAGCAGATCAAACTCATCGCAGTTCAAGGTAAAGATCAACTGAATGGGCTGCTGCGGTTCGGGGTCATCGCCACCGTCGGACCTTATATCCTGCCAGATCTGATCCCGACTCTTCACAAGCGCGCACCGACGATGCCCCTCCAAATCGAAGAAAGCTTAACGGCCAATCTGACCGCAATGCTGAAGAACGGGAAATTGGATGTAATCATGGTGGCCTTGCCGTTTGAAGAATTGGGCATTTTCACTCAAGCCCTCTATGACGAGCCGTTCAAAGCGGTGGTACCGGTTGGACATCGGTGGGAGCACAAGAAACAGATCGATGCGCGAGAACTGGACGGCGAAAAGGTGTTGCTTCTTCATGCCGGGCACTGCTTTCGTCAGCAGGTATTAAATTCCTGCCCGGAACTGAGCCGATCCGATGCAGAAGGCCTACAGGGAAATTCTCTCGAAACGATTCGCCAGATGGTCGCGTCGGGGTTAGGCGTCACCGTGTTACCATCTAGTGCTCTCACGAAGAAGTACGCAAACAAGCGATTGATCGCCATCGACCTGGTGAAACCAGTGCCGAGTCGTCGCATCGGACTCGCATGGCGCCGTGGATTCACCAGACCACAGGTTATCGATGTGATCCGGGACGCCGTTCAGGCGTTGAAGGTGCCGGGGCTGAGTATGGTGACGGGCTCACACTGA
- a CDS encoding hypothetical protein (conserved exported protein of unknown function): protein MRVKSMVTVGFLSIVVATGVASAPDGAASETQRVNSIERMGAGGSAYSSNHADGMGTCSVTGVNAIERIGHGGSTYSFSRSKSVHAGDCHTMRGEEKRANVVARIEAGGSTYSSGSTMSN, encoded by the coding sequence ATGAGAGTGAAGAGCATGGTGACAGTTGGATTCTTGTCAATAGTGGTTGCAACTGGCGTCGCGAGTGCGCCTGACGGCGCTGCTTCCGAAACTCAGCGAGTGAATTCCATTGAACGCATGGGGGCGGGCGGGTCTGCCTACTCCTCCAATCATGCTGATGGCATGGGTACTTGTTCTGTAACAGGAGTGAATGCCATTGAACGGATTGGACATGGCGGATCGACCTATTCGTTCAGCCGATCGAAGTCTGTCCATGCGGGTGATTGTCATACGATGAGAGGGGAGGAGAAAAGGGCAAATGTCGTTGCGCGCATCGAGGCAGGGGGATCGACCTATTCCTCCGGCAGCACGATGAGTAACTGA
- a CDS encoding IS30 family transposase, protein MAEHEQLAQRLARWILFADPHAPWQHGTSENTNCLLRQSLPKGTNLSSYTQRELNAIAYRLNTRRGNVSRRRGLGSFAQLGRLSPVALGT, encoded by the coding sequence ATGGCCGAGCACGAGCAGTTGGCTCAGCGGCTCGCGCGCTGGATCTTGTTTGCGGATCCGCATGCGCCATGGCAACATGGCACCAGCGAGAATACAAATTGCTTGCTGCGCCAGTCCTTGCCGAAGGGCACGAACTTGTCTAGTTACACCCAACGTGAGTTGAACGCCATCGCCTATCGGCTGAACACGCGCCGGGGAAATGTCTCGCGTCGACGCGGCCTTGGAAGCTTCGCGCAGTTGGGGCGTCTTTCACCCGTTGCACTTGGAACTTGA
- a CDS encoding hypothetical protein (conserved protein of unknown function) has product MPKNQPLTRARAHNGPQIDLGIEPAQRKAIAEGLSKMLADTYTLYLKTHNFHWNVTGPMFQTLHLMFEQQYNELALAVDLVAERIRALGHHAPGSYAQFSKLSSIAEATGVPKAEDMIGQLVEGQEALVRTARKVFVTAEKASDQVTIDLLTQRMQVHEKTAWMLRSLLE; this is encoded by the coding sequence ATGCCAAAAAATCAACCTCTGACAAGGGCGAGAGCTCACAACGGTCCGCAGATCGATCTCGGGATCGAACCGGCTCAGCGGAAAGCGATTGCCGAGGGGCTATCCAAAATGCTGGCCGATACGTATACCCTTTATCTCAAGACGCATAACTTCCATTGGAACGTTACGGGGCCGATGTTTCAGACGCTCCACCTGATGTTCGAGCAGCAATACAACGAGCTGGCACTGGCGGTTGACCTAGTGGCGGAACGCATCCGGGCGCTGGGGCATCATGCGCCGGGGAGTTACGCCCAGTTTTCGAAGCTGTCGTCAATCGCTGAAGCCACGGGCGTGCCCAAGGCGGAAGATATGATTGGCCAGCTGGTTGAAGGGCAGGAAGCACTGGTACGAACGGCACGGAAAGTCTTTGTAACGGCCGAAAAGGCTTCCGATCAGGTAACGATCGATCTCTTGACTCAGCGCATGCAGGTGCATGAGAAGACAGCGTGGATGCTCCGAAGCCTGCTGGAATAG
- a CDS encoding Methylamine utilization protein MauG, whose product MKRQKLMVSMSARVCMVLGLLLGSAVGEAQAEEYTLKIPFGLEETAVVIPADNPLTKEKVELGRVMFFDKRLSQDNTIACANCHLAKFAFTDGKPVSTGIRGQKGGRSAPASFNRVFSSTQFWDGRAPTLEAQSVGPFTNPIEHGFANYDVMNAKMMKIPGYRKLFKQVFGDDTITTERVGMAIASFQRTVLSGNSPADRFDQGGEEGAIPEAAQRGLILFRDKGRCTKCHSGFNFTDEKFHNLGIGWDDNKVDLGRYMVTSNAEEIGAFKTPTLREIARSAPYMHDGRFKTLQEVVDFYNKGGVKNPHQDNLIIPLELTDEEKHDLVEFLHTLNGEGWQHVSAPKSFPK is encoded by the coding sequence ATGAAGAGGCAGAAGCTAATGGTTTCAATGTCTGCGCGGGTGTGTATGGTGTTGGGGCTGTTGTTGGGATCCGCCGTAGGCGAGGCACAAGCGGAGGAGTATACGCTCAAGATCCCTTTCGGTCTTGAAGAGACTGCTGTGGTCATTCCGGCAGATAATCCTCTGACGAAAGAAAAGGTCGAGTTAGGCCGGGTGATGTTCTTTGACAAGCGGCTGTCGCAGGACAATACGATCGCGTGCGCGAATTGCCACCTCGCAAAATTTGCGTTTACGGACGGCAAGCCGGTCTCTACGGGTATCCGAGGCCAGAAGGGCGGTCGCAGTGCGCCGGCATCCTTCAACCGGGTGTTCAGCAGTACCCAATTCTGGGACGGCCGGGCCCCGACATTGGAAGCTCAGTCGGTCGGTCCGTTTACCAATCCAATCGAGCACGGCTTTGCGAACTACGATGTGATGAATGCGAAGATGATGAAAATCCCAGGCTATCGGAAACTCTTCAAGCAAGTTTTCGGGGATGACACTATTACGACGGAAAGGGTGGGCATGGCCATCGCCAGTTTCCAACGTACCGTCCTCTCCGGCAACAGCCCGGCAGACCGGTTTGATCAGGGCGGAGAAGAAGGGGCCATTCCGGAAGCCGCTCAGAGGGGCCTCATTCTGTTCAGGGATAAGGGGCGCTGTACCAAGTGCCACTCGGGGTTCAATTTCACCGACGAAAAGTTTCACAACCTCGGCATCGGCTGGGACGACAATAAAGTGGATCTCGGTCGGTATATGGTAACCAGCAACGCCGAAGAAATCGGCGCGTTTAAGACCCCGACTTTGAGAGAGATTGCTCGAAGTGCCCCATATATGCACGATGGGCGCTTCAAGACCCTTCAAGAAGTCGTCGATTTCTACAACAAGGGCGGGGTTAAGAATCCACACCAGGACAATCTCATTATCCCGCTGGAGCTGACGGATGAAGAAAAGCATGATCTGGTGGAATTTCTTCATACGCTCAATGGCGAAGGCTGGCAACACGTCTCCGCGCCAAAGTCGTTTCCGAAGTAA
- a CDS encoding hypothetical protein (conserved membrane protein of unknown function), translating to MTSDGWFSIDSSVAFDGVKSLILLLVLLIVRTLVVRGLANNSTLSMESKRRWVVTTRNSVVFAFLLGLVIIWAHELQAFAVSIVALAAALVLATKELILCWSGAALRVGGKVYTVGDRIQIAGHRGVVLDYDVFATKLLEIGPGQSAHLYTGRVTIFPNSLLFTNPLVKENPQQEYGLYTLTVPLKSEEDWQRAERALLEAAKHECAPFMGEAVRQMKLLEQANLLEAPSPEPRITIQLPESGKMHLVLRFPAPDRGRSRIEQAILRRYLSQSVPPSLPS from the coding sequence GTGACATCAGACGGATGGTTTTCAATCGACAGCTCGGTGGCCTTCGATGGTGTGAAGTCACTCATCCTACTGCTGGTCCTCCTCATCGTCAGAACGCTCGTCGTACGCGGGTTGGCCAACAATTCAACCCTCTCAATGGAGTCAAAGCGTCGTTGGGTGGTCACAACGAGGAACTCCGTCGTCTTCGCATTTCTCCTGGGTCTGGTAATCATCTGGGCACACGAGCTGCAGGCCTTCGCGGTCTCGATCGTTGCGTTGGCTGCCGCGTTGGTCTTAGCCACGAAAGAGCTCATCCTGTGTTGGAGCGGCGCGGCGCTTCGCGTCGGCGGAAAAGTCTACACCGTCGGTGATCGAATTCAAATCGCGGGCCACCGCGGTGTGGTATTGGACTACGATGTCTTTGCAACGAAGTTACTGGAGATCGGCCCTGGCCAATCTGCTCATCTGTACACGGGACGCGTGACGATTTTCCCAAATAGCTTGTTGTTCACCAATCCCCTGGTCAAAGAGAATCCTCAACAGGAATACGGGCTGTACACATTGACCGTTCCACTCAAGAGCGAGGAGGATTGGCAACGAGCGGAACGGGCCCTTCTGGAAGCGGCCAAGCACGAATGCGCCCCGTTCATGGGCGAAGCGGTTCGGCAAATGAAGCTCCTCGAGCAGGCCAATCTTCTGGAAGCCCCTTCGCCTGAACCACGAATCACGATTCAATTACCGGAATCGGGCAAGATGCATCTCGTGCTTCGATTTCCGGCTCCGGATCGTGGACGCTCGCGCATCGAGCAAGCTATTCTACGTCGCTACCTTTCTCAATCCGTCCCTCCCTCTTTGCCGTCCTGA
- a CDS encoding hypothetical protein (conserved protein of unknown function), giving the protein MSSSISCSRNHLFHIIAGGLLIALAISFSGCGGPWRDTYLKKGVGRLTQEDVRERLGSPHTAKTPALGGDSLWTYRFALSEQDLTTWNPTFVADASNSVTSLMGRGAEGGAKPTLYCYRYLLTFSEEKVLKQWKREECVPGTRDTLTAK; this is encoded by the coding sequence ATGTCGTCCTCGATTTCGTGCTCTCGTAATCATTTGTTTCACATTATAGCGGGTGGACTCCTCATCGCGTTGGCAATCAGCTTCTCCGGCTGTGGAGGCCCCTGGCGGGATACCTATCTCAAGAAAGGGGTCGGTCGACTGACGCAGGAGGACGTCCGTGAGAGACTGGGATCGCCCCATACGGCCAAGACCCCGGCCCTCGGCGGAGATAGCCTCTGGACCTATCGGTTTGCGCTCAGCGAACAGGATCTGACAACTTGGAATCCCACCTTTGTCGCGGATGCCTCCAATTCAGTCACGAGCTTGATGGGCAGGGGAGCAGAGGGAGGGGCCAAACCGACCTTGTACTGCTACCGATATCTGTTGACGTTCTCCGAAGAGAAGGTTCTCAAGCAATGGAAGCGAGAGGAATGCGTTCCGGGTACCCGCGACACGCTGACAGCGAAATAA
- a CDS encoding hypothetical protein (conserved exported protein of unknown function), whose translation MVVRRILAVFFAGFCALSSTDGLTSATEGRSSKLESPPTNPLKPDASATSGKSLGSPHGDSKSTDKIKSATNMNAQTAHTESPAYEYVGKDGTPMVLVPEGDFIMGSDKGDEDEAPAHRVHLNTFYIDKFEVTNGRFAKYVAAIQSEPPWGFSDKETPVIYADRPVRWVSWMDAMGYCLWVGKRLPTEAEWEKAARGTDERMYPWGNDLPTPVHAVYGLKEGGAETVSVIGNHHMGQSPYGAQDLAGNLYEWVMDWYAEDFYSTFINSPAINPHGPTEGTAKVQRGGSYINTPYRLRTSFRTKADPTEQDPNVGFRCAQDVPKQP comes from the coding sequence ATGGTTGTTCGACGAATTCTTGCTGTATTCTTCGCAGGTTTCTGTGCGCTGTCTTCTACAGACGGGTTGACATCGGCGACCGAAGGCCGAAGCTCGAAACTCGAATCGCCTCCGACAAATCCGTTGAAGCCCGATGCGTCCGCCACTTCAGGGAAATCGTTAGGCTCTCCTCATGGCGATAGCAAGAGTACCGATAAGATCAAGTCGGCAACCAACATGAATGCCCAGACGGCCCACACTGAGTCGCCTGCCTATGAATATGTCGGAAAAGATGGCACCCCGATGGTGCTGGTGCCGGAAGGCGATTTTATCATGGGCAGCGATAAGGGCGATGAAGACGAAGCACCCGCGCATCGCGTCCATCTCAACACGTTCTATATTGATAAGTTCGAAGTGACGAACGGACGATTTGCCAAGTATGTCGCTGCCATTCAGAGTGAGCCGCCTTGGGGATTTTCGGATAAGGAAACTCCTGTGATTTACGCGGACCGTCCGGTGCGATGGGTGAGCTGGATGGATGCGATGGGATACTGTCTGTGGGTCGGCAAACGGCTTCCCACCGAAGCGGAATGGGAGAAAGCCGCGCGTGGGACCGACGAGCGGATGTATCCTTGGGGTAATGATCTGCCGACGCCGGTCCATGCAGTCTATGGGTTGAAAGAAGGTGGTGCGGAGACGGTGTCGGTCATCGGGAATCACCATATGGGACAGAGTCCGTATGGCGCACAGGATCTGGCCGGCAATCTGTATGAATGGGTGATGGACTGGTATGCTGAAGACTTTTATTCGACCTTTATCAATAGTCCCGCGATCAATCCACATGGACCGACCGAAGGGACGGCCAAGGTTCAGCGTGGGGGATCGTATATCAATACGCCATATAGGCTGCGGACGTCGTTTCGCACAAAAGCCGATCCAACCGAGCAGGATCCCAATGTCGGTTTCCGGTGCGCGCAAGATGTTCCGAAGCAACCATAG
- a CDS encoding Polyphosphate:AMP/ADP phosphotransferase encodes MKQYRVKLGAKLLLKQYDPDETGEYKKSAQGKNRAKAETAKLIAKLDGLQERLYANATRSLLIVLQGMDTSGKDGTIKGVMSGVNPQGCKVVAFKAPSDHELGHDFLWRVHREVPRQGQIGIFNRSHYEDVLITRVHGWVSDKVAKHRFNQIKEFEELLTENGTAILKFFLHISKDEQKERLQARIADPEKRWKWSSGDLEERKLWNDYQEAFEDVISATSTSCAPWYIVPANRKWYRNLVVADRVVNALEDMKLKTPSAPEGVDFAKLKIV; translated from the coding sequence GTGAAACAATATCGGGTGAAGCTCGGGGCAAAACTCTTGCTGAAGCAGTACGATCCGGACGAGACGGGGGAGTACAAAAAAAGCGCACAGGGGAAGAATCGCGCCAAGGCGGAGACAGCCAAACTCATTGCGAAGCTCGATGGACTGCAAGAACGGCTGTATGCCAATGCGACACGTTCACTGCTTATTGTACTGCAGGGAATGGATACCAGCGGGAAAGACGGCACCATCAAGGGTGTGATGTCGGGCGTGAACCCGCAAGGGTGTAAGGTGGTGGCGTTTAAGGCACCGTCCGACCATGAACTGGGGCACGACTTTCTGTGGCGTGTCCATCGTGAAGTTCCGCGACAGGGACAGATCGGCATTTTCAATCGGTCGCATTATGAGGACGTGCTCATCACGCGTGTCCACGGGTGGGTCTCCGATAAAGTCGCAAAGCACCGTTTCAACCAAATCAAGGAATTCGAAGAGCTGCTGACCGAAAACGGGACGGCTATTCTCAAGTTTTTTCTCCATATCTCCAAGGATGAGCAGAAAGAGCGATTGCAAGCCCGTATCGCTGATCCGGAAAAGCGTTGGAAATGGAGTTCTGGAGATCTTGAGGAGCGCAAATTGTGGAACGATTATCAGGAAGCGTTCGAAGACGTCATCTCTGCGACAAGCACCAGCTGCGCACCCTGGTACATCGTGCCGGCTAATCGGAAGTGGTATCGCAATCTGGTCGTTGCCGATCGCGTCGTCAATGCCTTGGAAGACATGAAACTCAAGACGCCGTCTGCGCCGGAAGGTGTGGATTTCGCTAAGCTGAAGATCGTCTAG
- a CDS encoding hypothetical protein (conserved membrane protein of unknown function), with the protein MNWAVVVRCCRLLIGGVLLASALGKSLDLQGFVDVLATYRLFPDRSLWPLALGITGIEWVLAAWILVGWQLSTGALIALSLNGLYAIGLSITLLRGLDLPNCGCYGVFFPQPLRWYSPLEDLVLVGICALLRIGTNRSDRPLDNIIQ; encoded by the coding sequence ATGAACTGGGCCGTGGTGGTCAGGTGTTGTCGCCTGTTGATCGGAGGGGTACTCCTCGCCTCTGCGCTCGGCAAATCGCTGGATCTCCAAGGATTCGTCGACGTGCTGGCCACCTATCGTCTTTTCCCAGACCGGTCATTGTGGCCACTGGCGCTCGGGATCACAGGGATCGAGTGGGTGCTGGCCGCATGGATTCTTGTCGGCTGGCAACTTTCGACCGGGGCTCTCATCGCGCTGAGTCTCAACGGGCTGTACGCCATTGGGCTGAGCATCACCCTGCTCCGTGGTCTCGACCTTCCGAACTGTGGTTGCTATGGCGTGTTTTTCCCTCAACCGTTGCGGTGGTATTCTCCGCTCGAAGATCTTGTCTTAGTCGGGATCTGCGCACTGTTGCGAATCGGGACGAATAGATCCGACAGGCCTCTTGACAACATCATTCAATGA
- a CDS encoding hypothetical protein (conserved protein of unknown function): MAKENPQRGILRIGHRGACGYRPENTLASIEHAITLDCHFTEVDVQRTADGALVLLHDEQVNRTTNGRGHIAELALEDVQKLDAGSGQKVPTLEEALAIASGRIGLILELKVPGLTYDACATVRGSDFNGSVIYASFLHEELQHVRRIDPKAQTLALFKRLPEDPVATAISLQATHVGIRIDTVTKPLMHRLHDARLLAFVYTVDNPSAIKRVKMLGVDGIISDFPDRV, from the coding sequence ATGGCAAAAGAAAACCCCCAACGAGGGATCCTTCGTATCGGCCACCGGGGAGCCTGCGGCTACCGGCCAGAAAATACGCTCGCATCGATCGAACACGCGATCACACTGGACTGCCATTTCACGGAAGTCGATGTCCAGCGGACTGCCGACGGAGCGCTCGTTCTCCTGCATGATGAACAGGTCAACCGGACGACGAATGGGCGAGGACACATCGCCGAACTCGCGTTAGAGGACGTCCAAAAGTTAGACGCCGGGAGCGGCCAGAAAGTCCCAACCCTCGAAGAGGCGCTCGCCATAGCCAGCGGGAGGATCGGGTTGATCTTAGAATTGAAAGTGCCGGGCCTGACCTACGATGCCTGCGCAACGGTGCGTGGCAGCGACTTCAACGGATCCGTGATCTATGCCTCGTTTCTCCACGAAGAACTCCAACACGTGCGAAGAATTGATCCGAAGGCTCAGACGTTGGCACTGTTCAAACGGCTGCCCGAGGATCCCGTCGCCACGGCCATCAGTCTCCAGGCCACGCATGTTGGGATACGCATCGATACGGTCACTAAACCCCTTATGCATCGCCTCCATGACGCACGCCTGCTTGCGTTCGTCTACACCGTTGACAATCCGTCTGCGATCAAACGGGTGAAAATGCTCGGTGTGGATGGCATCATCTCCGACTTTCCTGACCGTGTGTGA
- a CDS encoding Chromosome partitioning protein ParB has translation MAAKKSKKPPLPKGARRRRKPGGAATSLAAVELQAAAPPGAVAELHHAIEQDDGKVLSMYREPYGGHWVALAALPIELVEPTPYQRNISDTHVRKLEGVIGKIGRFLDPIIAVRIVKPDHPAKYWTPNGNHRLSAMRTLGAKSIIAIVVPEPSAAYQILALNTEKAHNLREKAVEVIRMYRELAQLDGATEETYALEFEEPALITLGLCYEERPRFSGGAYHPVLKRVEEFLKMPLRAALEIRQQRAKTLLAWDDLIVKQVEALKAKGLTSPYLKSFVVARVNPIRFRPKDAPPLSFDEALDRMTQAAAKFNPDKVKMDDLAKSGGAPDEAE, from the coding sequence ATGGCCGCAAAAAAATCTAAAAAACCCCCATTGCCCAAAGGAGCCAGACGGCGTCGGAAACCGGGCGGAGCCGCTACCAGTTTGGCTGCGGTCGAATTACAAGCGGCTGCGCCGCCTGGAGCGGTGGCGGAGCTGCATCATGCCATTGAACAGGACGATGGGAAAGTCCTATCGATGTATCGTGAACCCTACGGCGGGCATTGGGTCGCGCTCGCTGCCTTGCCGATCGAGTTGGTCGAGCCGACACCCTATCAACGGAATATCTCCGACACGCATGTCCGAAAGCTGGAAGGGGTCATCGGGAAAATCGGTCGTTTTCTCGATCCCATCATTGCCGTGCGGATCGTAAAGCCCGACCATCCAGCGAAATATTGGACGCCGAACGGCAACCATCGCTTGTCCGCTATGCGCACGCTGGGGGCGAAGAGCATCATCGCGATCGTCGTTCCCGAACCCTCTGCCGCCTATCAGATTCTCGCGCTGAATACGGAGAAGGCGCACAACCTCCGTGAGAAGGCCGTGGAAGTCATCCGCATGTATCGGGAACTCGCGCAACTCGATGGCGCGACGGAAGAGACCTATGCCCTGGAGTTCGAGGAGCCGGCGCTGATCACCCTGGGGCTCTGTTACGAAGAACGCCCTCGATTCAGCGGCGGCGCGTACCATCCTGTTCTGAAGCGGGTGGAAGAGTTTCTGAAAATGCCGTTGCGAGCAGCACTGGAGATTCGGCAGCAACGAGCGAAAACTCTTTTGGCGTGGGATGATCTTATCGTCAAACAAGTCGAGGCGCTCAAGGCCAAAGGATTGACCAGCCCCTATCTGAAGAGCTTTGTGGTGGCCCGCGTGAATCCCATTCGGTTCCGTCCCAAAGACGCACCACCCTTGTCGTTCGACGAGGCGCTGGATCGGATGACGCAGGCCGCCGCTAAGTTCAATCCCGACAAGGTCAAGATGGATGATCTGGCTAAGTCCGGCGGTGCGCCGGACGAAGCTGAGTAG
- a CDS encoding hypothetical protein (conserved exported protein of unknown function) produces MTRAFAQGALALMLWSLPTMLWADPNLDYQNRGDRFEGVKPKPVSGYDIELISVLADYQEPATQLPDQLRVGFYLPSQTPVHLTVREQDYRLYYWLDKVTPTKGWQAKSVNEYSWPTGPVLRRLDQKLNTYELGVLIRLGRGTPAENEEIVPAILYHAKSPEKISGYLFTMKTNGDARLSCKILRGKESAELMTQAFRRIPGGRPFTVRWEAGTAQEGQYVLVCDGYFLDTNQHLRQTVRYFHKPTVR; encoded by the coding sequence ATGACTCGCGCGTTTGCACAGGGTGCTCTGGCACTCATGCTGTGGTCCTTGCCGACGATGCTCTGGGCGGATCCGAATCTGGATTACCAAAATCGTGGAGATCGTTTTGAGGGGGTCAAACCAAAGCCGGTCTCCGGATACGACATCGAACTCATCTCCGTGCTGGCCGACTATCAGGAACCGGCTACGCAACTACCTGACCAGCTCCGCGTCGGGTTCTATCTCCCGAGCCAGACACCTGTTCATCTCACCGTTCGTGAACAGGATTACCGACTGTACTATTGGCTTGATAAGGTCACACCGACTAAGGGCTGGCAGGCCAAGTCGGTGAATGAATACAGCTGGCCGACAGGGCCGGTGTTGCGGCGATTGGATCAGAAGCTCAACACCTATGAGTTGGGGGTGCTGATACGTCTCGGACGGGGAACACCGGCTGAGAACGAGGAGATCGTGCCGGCGATTCTCTATCACGCGAAGTCTCCCGAGAAGATCAGTGGCTATCTGTTCACCATGAAGACGAATGGGGACGCGCGGCTTTCCTGTAAGATCCTGCGGGGAAAAGAATCAGCCGAGCTCATGACGCAAGCCTTCCGGCGGATTCCAGGGGGCCGTCCATTCACCGTGCGATGGGAGGCAGGGACTGCGCAGGAAGGTCAGTATGTGTTGGTCTGTGACGGCTATTTCCTCGATACCAATCAGCATCTGCGACAGACCGTGCGGTACTTTCACAAGCCCACTGTACGGTAA
- a CDS encoding hypothetical protein (conserved protein of unknown function) has product MSGYNDGAVRTAPIGSYEANPWGLHDISGNVTEWTGDWYDEHYYSNSPERNPQGPSSGEYRVIRGGSWTSAPVFVRSALRLRDLPTKRYFNFGFRCAQDVPK; this is encoded by the coding sequence ATGTCGGGGTATAACGATGGGGCGGTGCGCACCGCTCCTATTGGATCCTACGAGGCTAATCCCTGGGGGCTGCATGACATCAGTGGGAATGTTACAGAGTGGACGGGGGACTGGTACGACGAGCACTATTACAGCAACAGCCCGGAGCGAAATCCCCAAGGCCCTTCGAGTGGTGAATATCGAGTGATCCGCGGTGGGTCCTGGACCTCTGCTCCGGTGTTTGTTCGATCTGCTCTCCGGCTCAGGGACCTACCGACGAAACGGTACTTCAATTTTGGGTTCCGCTGTGCCCAGGACGTTCCGAAGTAA